TGGCGGCGAGAATCCCGCTGCGCGGAATGCCAACCACCAGATCAATGTCGCGCGGTAGCCGATGCAGATTCCCGACAATCGTAGCGTTCATATCGGCGATTGATCGATAGTGCATGGATTCAGACCTCTTTCTGCTGGCGGCCTCGGGACGTTGTCGATAGTCGGCAAGTGCGGCGAAGGCGGTGTGTGCGCCTACTTTACCTGCCTTCCTACCGGCTTAGTCAACCTTGTTGATAGGAGCGTAAGCCCCTCTCGCAGCGTCTCACGGCCGGACGGAAAAAGCAGCGCCGCGACGAGAGCGACCAAATATGAAAGGATAGCGGCCGCTATAATCGCAAGGGTTTCCTGATGCGGCAGGCTCGGCTTGGCAAACCAGACTGCAGCCAGTGCCAGATGAGCACCGAGGACGAATGGGGTTGCCGCCCGCAGCATATCCCCGACCCTCAACGGGCCTTTCCTGCCGACATACATCCACAGGAAAGGGGTTCTCAGATATTCGCTCGCCGCGTAAACGACCGCCACACCCAGTGCGCCATAAGGTAATCCGATGGCAAACGCCAGAGCAGACGTCAGGGCCGTGACGATCCCCCAGCGCATGAAATCGCCGGACCGGCCTTGGCTGATAAACAGCCAGCCCGCCGGGTTGTTCAGCGGTTGCAGCAAGCCGGCAAATCCTAGGGCGCGAAAGATATCTGAGCTTTCCCGCCACTGCTCACCGAGAAAGAAGGGAATAAGGATGTCCGACATTGCCACAGCGGTTGCCACGCCGGGCAGTGCCACAAGCAGCATTAGACGCATCACGCGAAGGTAGGCGCTGCGATATCGGTCGGGCTCGCCGTTCAGCCGTGAAAGGGCAGGAACCATGACCCGCGAAAGCGGGTTGGCGATCTGGCTCAAGGGAAACAGAAGAAGCTTGTAGGCGCGATCATAAAGCCCAAGCTGCGCTTCGCCCCAGTATCTTCCGATCAGGATGTTGTCGAGGTTTCGGGCAAAGAAGTTGGCGAAATTGAAACCGGTAATCCCGGCGCCGAAATTGAGCAGTTGGCCGACACCGTCGACCTTTCGCGGAAATCCCGGACGCCATCGAGAATTCATCCAGTAGCAAAGTGCCGGCAGAACAGCGCCGGTCAGCGTACCTGCATAGAGCGCCCAGTAGGATCGGTCGATCAGCGTCCATGCGACAGAGACAGCCAAGCCTGCAATTGCGCCTGCGACTTCGATTATGGCGAGGCGGCCGAACGCCATGCGGCGATTGAGCAAGGCGAGGTGTTGGGCCCCGAGGCCATAGGCCAGAATCTGCAACGCCATTGCGGCCACCAGAAGACTGACCCGAGGTTCGCCATAAAAAGCGGCAATCAACGGCGCGATTGCAGCGAGAAGGCAGGCAAGTGCCGCACTGACCGCGACGTTGATCCAAAACAGATAGTTGACTTCATCGTGGCTGATCGAACTCTTCTGAACGGTCGCCTGGGTTAGGCCAAAGTCCTGGAACAGCGCGATGAAGACCAAAACGGGGGAGCACATAGCCACAATGCCGAAATCTTGTGGCGACAGCAGGCGGGAAAGGACAATGACCGAGAGGATCTGGGTCGAAACCTTGACGGATTGAGCGAGGCCCGTCGCGACAGCGCCGCGTCCGACGGACTTGCGAAGCGAGCCCTCGGGCGGATCGAATGGGCTGGCCTGCAAATTCCTACCCTTATCCCGGTTTTGGTCCAAGAGAGCGGAGTGAGGAATAGTGTGCGGGGTTTTCCACCCACATCCCGCGTCTCAACTCTTTAGAAACATCACTGTGATCGAACGCCCTGCAATAGCGGGATTTCAGTTGCAGCGCAACAAAAAAGCAATTTGCAATGCACCGCACAATGAATGTTGCCGCACAGCATCTCACGTATTAACGTGTCTCTGCAACCGAACCATAGGTGGCAAGACTCCCGCGTCTACTGCGCTTCAGAAACGGTATTTACAGTTTCAGGTTGATTGTTAGACTGCAGGTGTCTCAACTTAGCGGTTGGCCGCTCAAGGCCACAGCTTTCCGGCGACATTTGCCGTCAAGCGGCAAGGCTTCGGATCCGAGGTGCGAAGATGGTCGGACAATACGGAGGGATATCTATCCAACACGGCGGCCGCGCCGCTCAACCATCGATATCGCACACCAACGACTGCATGACGTTCCCTGAACCGCTTCCGGCTCAAGGGTCACGCAGGAGCGACGTTTGTCCCCAAAGGGACGCTCAATGGTAACTCGAAGTGGAATTCGTGATGACGGCAAGGGCGATACCTTTCTGGAATCTTGGTCGGAATAAAGCCACCAACGTCAGAGACCTGACTTACACCTATGACGGTCTCACCGCATTCACGCCCTTCTGGGCAATGGCGGCGATCTTCAGTATCGCCGGCGATACCCATGGCCTCATTGGCTACAAGGGCTCCGCCTATATGGCTCTGAGCTGGGCCGTGATTCTGCTCAGTCTCTTGCTTTTCCTTTACCCGCGACGCACCGGGATATTGTTGGCACTGGTCGCAGTGTCGCTTGCGTTGTACGCCATTCGCCTCCCGGTCGCCTCGAACAACAAGACGATAACCACCGTCATGAACGGCGCTATCCTGCTCAGCGCGGCCGTGCTCTACGTGAAGGCGGGCCGTGGCGGTTCCATAGACCGTGTGGCCCTTTACAACCAGATCCGTGTTGTTGCGCGCGCCCTGCTCGCGATCATGTACTTCTACGGCATCTTTCATAAGATCAACACGGATTTTCTCGATCCTACCGTCAGTTGCGCCGTGGGGCTCTATGCGCCGCTCGCCCGTCCCTTCGGTCTCGCGGACAACTTGTTCGGCCAATATCTGGCGATTTACGCCACCTTTGTTATCGAGGCGATCGCCATCGTCTCGCTCTATTGGAAGCGCTATTTCGCCGCCGGCTTCATCCTGGCGCTGATCTTCCACTACATCATCCCGATCTCTGCCTATTCCTGGTACATGGATTTCTCCAGCCTGGTTTTTGCGCTTTATGTGCTGAGCATCCCGACGCCTGCCAGCCAGATGCTCTATGGCATCTCGCTGAGCGTCGCCAATGCGCTGCGCGAAAACTTCGGGCGGATCGGAACGCTTGTGCCCGCGGTGGCGCTGGTGCTGGCGGCGGCTGCCGTCGTCATGCTTTTGGCCCTGGCCTTCCCGGAACGCTCCTTCGACATGGCCGTCCATTCCGTCTGGATCCTGACCTGGGCGGTCGTTGGCGGAGCGGCGATGGTCGTACTCACCTACGTGGCGCTAGCGAACTTGCCTTGCGAGGATGTTTCCGCGCCCCGCCCGCCGGCTTGGGTTTACGTCGTGCCTGGCCTGTTTTTTGTCTCTTGCCTGTCGCCCTATGTCGGCCTGAAAACCGAGAGCTCCATCAATATGTTCAGCAATCTGCATACGGAGGCTGGCCAGACCAACCACCTGCTCTTTTCCAAGCCGCCATATCTTTTCAACTACCAGAACGATGTCGTGAAGGTCGTCGACTCCTCCGAGCCGCGCTGGGTGCAGCAATCGCAGGCCGGCAATTACCACATCCTGCATGATCTGAAGCGGCAGCTCCGGTGGAACCCGCAAGCTTGGGTGACCTATGTGAAGGATGGCGTCACTGTAACGCGGGCAACGGCAGCGACTCTCGCAGAGGAAATGCCGAATATCCTCGAGCGCAAGCTGCTGCTCTTCAAGCTCGTGGACTTCTCCCGCCCGAAGGTTTGCACGCACTAGATCAGGATGATTTTGGGCCGAATCGGCCCAAAATCATAAACGCGATCGATTCTAATAGCTTTAGGCAGGACGCGGCCGGAAAGGCACCCACAGTCGCGTTCCATCCGGTGAGGGCAAATCCGACCGGCACCGTCAAGCTTTCCGGATCGTGGATCGGGGCAATCGTGTCGGTTCACCAGCCCTTGCCCGGATCGGGGGACTGGTCCAGATCGGCGGGAAGGAGCGACCGGCCGCGCAGTCGCAGCGTCAGGCGGCGGCCGAACTTGAGTGCGGGATAGATCAGCCTTGCGGCTGTCCTGTTGGAAAGGATCGCACGGTTGAGCCAACCGAACAGCGACGACGAAGAACTGAGGATCGCCAAAAGGTTGACGGCTTCGTCGCCATGGTAGACGCGATCTTCGAAGACGAAGAGCATCCCTTCGTTCAGGTCATAGCCCTCGCGTTGGAAGCTCGCAACGCGCGGATCACCGGAACGGGCATCGAGCAGCTCGACCGGCCCCACGGTTTCACGCAATCGCATGAAGCGAACATAGCTCTGGCAAAAGACGCAATCGCCATCATAGACGATGAGCGCCATTTTCGCGGGCGCGGTCATTGGGCCACCGGGTCGATGCCTGGATCCGTGGGCGGCGTCGAGGCGTCGCCCAAGGCGCATTCGCCGTAGAATGTACAGCCGGAAACGACGGGCAAGTTGACAAGCGCATCGAAGACCCCGACCGCCGCCAGACCGACGACGCCAAGTGCGATGAGCTTTTTGTAAACAGGCATGTCTCGAAGCATTCTCATTCGTTCCCTTGCTGGGTTCACGTCATTTGACTTGCTTCATTGACGACCAACGGGCACATAGGGACCAAGCGCGACCATAAGTTCCGTTACCAACGGCCCTAAGCCGCCCGTCGCCAATCTGGTGCGATGCACAATCTCGCTCAAATTTGGTGCAGGATCAAGTAAATTTATCCCCTACGGTTGTATTTAGGCGTCCGCGAAGCTCATCTCGCCCGGCCAGCAAGGCTGCGCTTCATATGATCGACGCTGAGCGACAGAGAGCCATATCCCAAGAACCAGGGGGAGAGAATCGCCGATGACTTCAGGAGGCGATAGAGGAGGTAAGGCAGCCCGACGGACAGGAGGATCAGAGTGACCTCGGATGACACCCCTGAATCGCGCAGCGTGAAATGAACGAACTGGTGGCCGAACATGATGACCAGCGAAGCTCTGCCGAGCTCCGCAACCGGCGCGACCGGAACGTTTGGCGTGGAGACCAAACGAATGACGCTGAGCACGGTGACTGAGATGGCCAAAGCGAGCAGCAGACCGAGGATCGGTGGACCGTATTTGGTGGCTTTCATGGTGACCGCAAAGTCGGCGCCCGCCCAGGCAGCGGCGATTGAGATCCCGAAAACTGCAATCGCAGCCACAGCAATTGCATTCGCGCTAATAAGGCGTTCTCGCAGGACATGCCCGAACCAGAAGGCGCCGATGGCGAGCGGGACATTGGTCAGCGCGAGAGGCGAGCGCACATCCGGCCAATAGGCCTGGATGACATAAGCGAGGACGACGGAAGCGGCCACGAAGATC
This Rhizobium sullae DNA region includes the following protein-coding sequences:
- a CDS encoding thiol-disulfide oxidoreductase codes for the protein MTARAIPFWNLGRNKATNVRDLTYTYDGLTAFTPFWAMAAIFSIAGDTHGLIGYKGSAYMALSWAVILLSLLLFLYPRRTGILLALVAVSLALYAIRLPVASNNKTITTVMNGAILLSAAVLYVKAGRGGSIDRVALYNQIRVVARALLAIMYFYGIFHKINTDFLDPTVSCAVGLYAPLARPFGLADNLFGQYLAIYATFVIEAIAIVSLYWKRYFAAGFILALIFHYIIPISAYSWYMDFSSLVFALYVLSIPTPASQMLYGISLSVANALRENFGRIGTLVPAVALVLAAAAVVMLLALAFPERSFDMAVHSVWILTWAVVGGAAMVVLTYVALANLPCEDVSAPRPPAWVYVVPGLFFVSCLSPYVGLKTESSINMFSNLHTEAGQTNHLLFSKPPYLFNYQNDVVKVVDSSEPRWVQQSQAGNYHILHDLKRQLRWNPQAWVTYVKDGVTVTRATAATLAEEMPNILERKLLLFKLVDFSRPKVCTH
- a CDS encoding lipopolysaccharide biosynthesis protein, with amino-acid sequence MQASPFDPPEGSLRKSVGRGAVATGLAQSVKVSTQILSVIVLSRLLSPQDFGIVAMCSPVLVFIALFQDFGLTQATVQKSSISHDEVNYLFWINVAVSAALACLLAAIAPLIAAFYGEPRVSLLVAAMALQILAYGLGAQHLALLNRRMAFGRLAIIEVAGAIAGLAVSVAWTLIDRSYWALYAGTLTGAVLPALCYWMNSRWRPGFPRKVDGVGQLLNFGAGITGFNFANFFARNLDNILIGRYWGEAQLGLYDRAYKLLLFPLSQIANPLSRVMVPALSRLNGEPDRYRSAYLRVMRLMLLVALPGVATAVAMSDILIPFFLGEQWRESSDIFRALGFAGLLQPLNNPAGWLFISQGRSGDFMRWGIVTALTSALAFAIGLPYGALGVAVVYAASEYLRTPFLWMYVGRKGPLRVGDMLRAATPFVLGAHLALAAVWFAKPSLPHQETLAIIAAAILSYLVALVAALLFPSGRETLREGLTLLSTRLTKPVGRQVK
- a CDS encoding acyltransferase family protein produces the protein MRQTWLDVAKGVGIVLVVLAHVLTHSKWQWAPGVYFAIALFYMPFFFVISGYLFTVSDRKVLLSKRVRGLLIPYVAFLGLVIAGLLLVDLFRGEVPAPWQIRELMTNAIWGGRYLTRELGVFWFVTCLFATQILYNEVALRTAGPTDPAMLIFVAASVVLAYVIQAYWPDVRSPLALTNVPLAIGAFWFGHVLRERLISANAIAVAAIAVFGISIAAAWAGADFAVTMKATKYGPPILGLLLALAISVTVLSVIRLVSTPNVPVAPVAELGRASLVIMFGHQFVHFTLRDSGVSSEVTLILLSVGLPYLLYRLLKSSAILSPWFLGYGSLSLSVDHMKRSLAGRAR
- a CDS encoding DCC1-like thiol-disulfide oxidoreductase family protein, producing the protein MTAPAKMALIVYDGDCVFCQSYVRFMRLRETVGPVELLDARSGDPRVASFQREGYDLNEGMLFVFEDRVYHGDEAVNLLAILSSSSSLFGWLNRAILSNRTAARLIYPALKFGRRLTLRLRGRSLLPADLDQSPDPGKGW